From the genome of Chanos chanos chromosome 5, fChaCha1.1, whole genome shotgun sequence, one region includes:
- the lrrc24 gene encoding leucine-rich repeat-containing protein 24, whose product MVLLQLTLLSLGLLTLLPASSLGCPSGCRCYSLTVECGSIGLKEIPQGIAHGTQTIFLQDNTIGQIRQKDLSGLGHLHYLYLQNNSISTLESGAFLSLSQLLELALNGNRIHLITADVFRGLEHLRILYLAGNLITRLEDYTFRGLQRLQELHLQENSVEMLGEQALVGLSSLALLDLSRNNLRTLSPATLRPLVSLQVLRVTDNPWRCDCALHWLRSWINEEGQRLLSSAERRLVCAEPPRLSHLSLVEVPANSLVCIPPVVQLEPSHLTVRLGESLRVSCQASGYPQPQVTWRKASHGKAQLSPRGLVQEVGAEGDGKAGGRLVTARPAGKGATNGRGPVRGTEEGGDQESFDPDTGSGMLFLSNVTVAHAGRYECEAWNPGGVARVTFHLSVNMSSSSSSSSLWPRVHTSSSSSSSSSSSYYHPSSVDVSQEPLYELESMDFNALGTATQTAIAVGISLLALTALLLLCMIYSRHRQRQKDDCGYGTSKEESILYVNDYSDGPTTFAQLEEYRDERGHEMYVLNRAKPVLPPPVSSQQGGLPPNEPLQSTLTPGRAVGMGPRRAPAEGGEGPPPDPEGLFINQSLLFDTQIAYEIHC is encoded by the exons ATGGTTCTCCTCCAGCTCACACTACTCTCTCTTGGTCTCCTGACCCTGTTGCCTGCCTCCTCTTTGGGCTGTCCCTCTGGGTGTCGCTGCTACAGCCTGACTGTAGAATGTGGCTCCATCGGACTCAAGGAGATACCACAAGGCATTGCCCATGGAACCCAG ACCATTTTTCTCCAGGACAACACCATAGGGCAGATCAGACAGAAGGACCTTTCCGGTCTGGGTCACCTTCACTACCTCTACCTGCAGAACAACAGTATCTCGACTCTGGAGTCAGGAGCCTTTCTCAGCCTGAGTCAGCTCCTTGAGCTCGCCCTCAATGGGAATCGCATCCACCTCATCACTGCGGATGTGTTCCGAGGCCTGGAGCACCTGCGCATTCTATACCTGGCTGGAAATCTGATCACACGTTTGGAAGATTACACCTTCCGTGGTCTCCAG CGTTTGCAGGAACTGCATTTGCAGGAAAACAGTGTTGAAATGCTTGGAGAGCAGGCACTTGTGGGCCTGTCTTCTCTGGCCCTTCTAGACCTGAGCAGAAATAACCTCCGCACCTTGAGTCCTGCCACGCTGCGTCCCCTCGTCAGCCTACAGGTGCTCCGTGTCACTG ATAACCCGTGGCGCTGTGACTGTGCGCTCCACTGGCTGCGCAGCTGGATAAATGAGGAGGGCCAGAGGCTTCTGAGCTCAGCTGAGCGCAGGCTTGTGTGCGCTGAGCCACCGCGTCTCTCCCACCTCAGTTTAGTGGAAGTGCCAGCTAATAGTCTGGTGTGTATCCCCCCCGTGGTGCAGCTGGAGCCCAGCCACCTGACTGTTCGACTGGGAGAGAGCCTGCGCGTGTCGTGCCAAGCCTCTGGTTACCCACAGCCTCAGGTCACCTGGAGAAAGGCCTCTCACGGCAAGGCACAGCTGTCCCCGCGTGGCCTTGTCCAGGAGGTGGGCGCAGAGGGTGACGGCAAGGCCGGGGGCAGGTTGGTGACGGCCAGGCCAGCGGGGAAGGGCGCGACAAACGGACGGGGACCTGTACGAGGGACGGAGGAAGGCGGAGACCAAGAGAGCTTCGACCCTGACACGGGAAGCGGGATGCTTTTCCTAAGCAACGTCACGGTGGCTCACGCCGGACGCTATGAATGCGAGGCTTGGAACCCTGGAGGGGTGGCGCGTGTGACCTTTCATCTTTCCGTCAACAtgtcctcttcttcatcttcttcctctctctggccCCGCGTGcacacttcctcttcctcttcttcctcttcctcgtcctctTATTACCATCCATCATCTGTAGATGTCAGCCAAGAGCCTCTATATGAGCTGGAGAGTATGGACTTTAATGCCCTGGGTACTGCTACCCAGACAGCCATAGCCGTTGGCATTTCTCTGTTGGCACTGACCGCACTACTGCTCCTCTGCATGATCTATAGCCGTCACCGCCAGCGGCAGAAAGATGACTGTGGTTATGGCACCAGCAAAGAAGAGAGCATTCTCTACGTCAACGACTATTCAGACGGGCCCACCACCTTTGCCCAGCTGGAGGAATACCGTGATGAAAGGGGCCACGAGATGTATGTGTTGAACCGTGCCAAGCCTGTTCTTCCGCCGCCAGTCTCCAGCCAGCAAGGGGGACTGCCGCCAAATGAACCGCTGCAAAGCACGCTGACCCCGGGCAGGGCGGTTGGCATGGGACCCCGCAGGGCTCCAGCCGAGGGCGGTGAGGGGCCGCCGCCAGACCCCGAGGGACTCTTTATCAACCAGAGCCTGCTATTTGACACGCAGATTGCCTATGAGATCCACtgctga